The Streptomyces phaeolivaceus genome has a window encoding:
- a CDS encoding ATP-binding SpoIIE family protein phosphatase produces the protein MVTKASGVPRAATAGEAMAVVDARGLVVGWSEGARRLTGYTAGEVTGRPAADLVDGDAAVVWRTLLTHGDAVVDVRYRDGRRQKVALRICPLRGGRGERRRFVVQANPDRDERGLGELAFKQASMSMSIFDKGQRYLRMNDWACRVMGQPEEEFRHQYFPDTVEDAEHSRGFLRHLEIVVETGQPVHYESWTRSPSGRRMHAWSFEMWPVRDRSGGLIGTALAGFDSSEQFWARQRLALLNEAAGSIGTKLDVVQTARELAELVVPRLADFASVDLLESVLQGEEPEAVPLDGGVRLHRAAHHSDTPGVPEAAIALGSADVYPPSSPPARALLSGEPVLTRTGDHSLDAWFARHGARSAKLREAEDHDLSLMAVPLVARGTTLGVAVLVRLLTPEHPDAFDQDDVSLAEELSSRAAVCVDNARRYTKERTTALALQRSLLPKTVAGQAAVEFASRYLPALSQAGVGGDWFDVIPLSGTRVALVVGDVVGHGIHASVTMGRLRTAVWALADVDLPPDELLTHLDDLVEHLAAGDGTGEGEIGATCLYAVYDPVDRSCSIASAGHVPPVVVRPDGTVEVVEVAAGPMLGVGGLPFEATELALPEGSVLALYTDGLVEARDRDVDAGTAALCAALEGSVGSLESACDTVLKALLPDTPADDVALLLARTRALDAEQVAVWNLSDDPALVANARKLATDQLTRWGLEEAVFVTELVVSELVTNAIRYGGSPIQLRLIRDRTLICEVSDASSTSPHLRRARQFDEGGRGLLLVAQLTDRWGSRPSGAGKTIWAEQALPPSL, from the coding sequence ATGGTGACGAAGGCGTCCGGTGTGCCGCGGGCTGCCACGGCCGGTGAGGCGATGGCGGTGGTCGATGCGCGCGGCCTCGTCGTGGGGTGGAGCGAGGGGGCCCGGCGGCTCACCGGGTACACGGCCGGGGAGGTGACCGGGCGACCGGCGGCGGATCTGGTCGACGGGGACGCGGCGGTGGTGTGGCGGACGCTGCTGACGCACGGCGACGCGGTGGTGGACGTGCGCTACCGGGACGGCCGCCGACAGAAGGTGGCGCTGCGGATCTGCCCGCTGCGGGGCGGGCGGGGCGAGCGGCGGCGGTTCGTCGTCCAGGCGAACCCCGACCGCGACGAGCGGGGCCTCGGCGAGCTGGCCTTCAAGCAGGCCTCCATGTCCATGTCCATCTTCGACAAGGGGCAGCGCTATCTGCGGATGAACGACTGGGCGTGCCGGGTCATGGGCCAGCCCGAGGAGGAGTTCCGGCACCAGTACTTCCCCGACACCGTGGAGGACGCCGAGCACAGCCGGGGCTTCCTGCGGCATCTGGAGATCGTGGTGGAGACCGGGCAGCCGGTGCACTACGAGAGCTGGACCCGCTCGCCGTCCGGCCGGCGGATGCACGCCTGGAGCTTCGAGATGTGGCCCGTACGGGACCGCTCCGGCGGGCTGATCGGCACCGCGCTCGCCGGGTTCGACAGCAGCGAGCAGTTCTGGGCCCGCCAGCGGCTGGCCCTGCTGAACGAGGCCGCCGGATCCATCGGCACCAAGCTCGACGTCGTCCAGACCGCCCGCGAACTCGCCGAGCTGGTCGTGCCCCGGCTCGCCGACTTCGCCAGCGTCGACCTCCTGGAGTCCGTGCTCCAGGGCGAGGAACCCGAGGCGGTCCCCCTGGACGGCGGCGTGCGACTGCACCGAGCGGCCCACCACTCCGACACACCGGGTGTCCCCGAGGCGGCGATCGCCCTGGGCTCCGCCGATGTGTACCCGCCGTCCTCACCCCCGGCCCGCGCCCTGCTCAGCGGCGAGCCCGTGCTCACCCGCACCGGCGACCACTCCCTCGACGCCTGGTTCGCGCGGCACGGCGCCCGCTCCGCGAAGCTCCGGGAGGCCGAGGACCACGACCTGTCCCTGATGGCCGTACCCCTGGTAGCCCGCGGTACCACCCTCGGCGTGGCCGTCCTCGTCCGCCTGCTGACCCCCGAGCACCCCGACGCCTTCGACCAGGACGACGTGTCCCTCGCCGAGGAACTCTCCAGCCGGGCCGCGGTCTGTGTCGACAACGCCCGCCGCTACACCAAGGAACGCACCACGGCGCTTGCGCTCCAGCGCAGCCTGCTGCCGAAGACGGTCGCCGGACAGGCGGCCGTCGAGTTCGCCTCCCGCTATCTGCCCGCGCTGTCGCAGGCCGGGGTCGGCGGCGACTGGTTCGACGTGATTCCGCTGTCCGGGACCCGGGTGGCCCTGGTCGTCGGGGATGTCGTCGGCCACGGCATCCACGCCTCCGTCACCATGGGCCGGCTGCGCACCGCCGTCTGGGCGCTCGCCGACGTCGACCTGCCGCCCGACGAACTCCTCACCCACCTCGACGACCTCGTCGAACACCTCGCCGCCGGTGACGGCACCGGCGAGGGGGAGATCGGCGCGACCTGTCTGTACGCGGTGTACGACCCGGTGGACCGCAGCTGCTCGATCGCCTCGGCCGGCCATGTGCCACCCGTGGTCGTGCGGCCCGACGGCACGGTGGAGGTCGTGGAGGTGGCCGCGGGACCGATGCTCGGTGTCGGTGGACTCCCGTTCGAGGCGACGGAGCTGGCCCTGCCCGAGGGCTCGGTCCTCGCCCTGTACACCGACGGTCTGGTCGAGGCCCGTGACCGTGACGTCGACGCCGGCACCGCCGCCCTGTGCGCCGCGCTGGAGGGGTCGGTGGGCAGTCTGGAGAGCGCCTGCGACACCGTGCTGAAGGCGCTGCTCCCCGACACCCCGGCCGACGACGTGGCCCTGCTGCTCGCCCGTACCCGCGCCCTCGACGCGGAACAGGTGGCCGTCTGGAACCTCTCCGACGATCCGGCGCTGGTCGCCAACGCGCGCAAGCTCGCCACGGACCAGCTCACCCGCTGGGGCCTGGAGGAGGCCGTCTTCGTCACCGAACTCGTGGTCAGCGAACTCGTCACCAACGCCATCCGCTACGGCGGCTCCCCGATCCAGCTGCGCCTGATCCGCGACCGCACCCTCATCTGCGAGGTCTCCGACGCCAGCAGCACCTCACCGCATCTGCGCCGGGCACGCCAGTTCGACGAGGGGGGCCGCGGCCTGCTCCTGGTCGCCCAGCTCACCGACCGCTGGGGCAGCCGCCCGAGCGGCGCGGGCAAGACCATCTGGGCCGAACAGGCCCTGCCGCCGAGTCTGTAG
- a CDS encoding peptidoglycan-binding domain-containing protein translates to MSIPPEPGRTTKRPTIEPTYVMRRRRTEALAELLREFEQYKGTTTQNDEYETVAVPPAPTPAPPPPPAPPPPPAPEAKPAPEWILPRTEYETEELPPYMVGEDFAADTVSHGGRRQRRRPVPGGGSGLKRAAVVVGVGAAALLGFGAALLLPGGEKEKEARAVTPTPSAPAASAPARNAGVDPDGAGTLREGDSGAEVSELQQRLLRIPNVYDNGSTSGQYDAVLKEAVARFQLWYGIRGDETGVYGNDTRQDLESRTAL, encoded by the coding sequence GTGTCGATACCGCCCGAACCGGGCCGGACGACGAAGCGTCCCACGATCGAGCCCACCTACGTCATGCGCCGGCGCAGGACCGAGGCCCTGGCCGAGCTGCTGCGCGAGTTCGAGCAGTACAAGGGGACCACCACCCAGAACGACGAGTACGAGACGGTCGCCGTGCCACCGGCGCCGACACCCGCACCGCCGCCTCCGCCCGCGCCGCCACCGCCGCCCGCACCGGAGGCGAAGCCCGCGCCCGAGTGGATCCTGCCCCGTACGGAGTACGAGACCGAGGAACTGCCCCCGTACATGGTCGGTGAGGACTTCGCCGCCGACACGGTCTCGCACGGCGGGCGACGGCAGCGGCGGCGCCCCGTGCCCGGCGGCGGATCCGGACTGAAGCGCGCCGCGGTGGTCGTCGGCGTCGGCGCGGCGGCCCTCCTCGGCTTCGGCGCCGCCCTGCTGCTGCCCGGTGGCGAGAAGGAGAAGGAGGCCCGCGCCGTCACCCCGACCCCGTCGGCACCCGCGGCCTCGGCCCCCGCCCGCAACGCCGGAGTCGACCCCGACGGCGCCGGTACCCTCCGCGAGGGCGACAGCGGCGCCGAGGTCTCCGAACTCCAGCAACGGCTGCTCCGTATCCCGAATGTGTACGACAACGGCTCCACCTCGGGCCAGTACGACGCCGTACTGAAGGAAGCGGTGGCACGGTTCCAGCTCTGGTACGGCATCCGGGGCGACGAAACGGGCGTCTACGGCAACGACACCCGCCAGGACCTCGAATCCCGCACGGCGCTCTAG
- a CDS encoding phosphatase PAP2 family protein, with protein sequence MPSSAGHHRLNRRVFLRSSLGVSAGLIAAPTLATMWQASAAEEKAATAFTPFVDDYTTNITANLTPETNAVVRALGGFAEIWKTGSAWNTGTPLLPEILRDNMRYSVRLTRRRTEAQAREAFVYDRQHQSYAMIGALGPLAELYRSGAKAVTSITAAPDDIPAAKINDAVPAGAPAGSALGAGSYDSDLGQVAKLVDTVRGPFASGNPAKFTFQYPRPWRMNEDSEVVDTGKVDELGYPVYDSDVIVVKQLLRQRGENPAEDGGFPSGHTNAFHLAALAFAYAVPERFQEIVTRAFELSHTRIMSGMHSTVDVLGGRVMATALAAAALADPKNATLKAAARKQAAEYFQAKTGTTADTLFAHAHSDADDRYADREANLRTVEPKLTYVLPRRGKSQDLTVPKGAEVLLETRLPYLDAAQRREVLRTTALPAGYVLLDGWEQWGRLNLFAAADGYGALDADVTVTLDAALGGFHAADTWRNDLDGTGRLVKKGSGTLTLAGANEYKGGTVVEAGVLAAGSKEAFGRGDVEVTGGTLATGDHSSVRVRGTYTQAGVLDVTLDRGDDAALVVDRRAVLERGSKLVVRFDAEQAPHSGSTVAVIDARSLQGRFAEVSVAVEGWTAEQVFTAHGVSVRLRKK encoded by the coding sequence ATGCCGTCATCTGCCGGGCACCACAGACTCAACCGCCGTGTCTTCCTCAGAAGTTCTCTCGGCGTCTCGGCCGGCCTGATCGCCGCTCCGACCCTCGCGACCATGTGGCAGGCCTCCGCGGCCGAGGAGAAGGCCGCGACCGCCTTCACCCCGTTCGTGGACGACTACACCACCAACATCACGGCGAACCTCACCCCCGAGACCAACGCCGTGGTCCGCGCGCTCGGCGGCTTCGCCGAGATCTGGAAGACCGGGAGCGCCTGGAACACCGGCACCCCGCTGCTGCCGGAGATCCTGCGCGACAACATGCGCTACAGCGTGCGCCTCACCCGCCGCCGCACGGAGGCGCAGGCCCGCGAGGCGTTCGTCTACGACCGGCAGCACCAGAGCTACGCCATGATCGGCGCCCTCGGCCCGCTGGCCGAGCTGTACCGCTCGGGCGCCAAGGCGGTCACCTCGATCACCGCCGCCCCCGACGACATCCCGGCCGCCAAGATCAACGACGCCGTGCCGGCCGGCGCGCCCGCCGGTTCCGCGCTGGGCGCCGGCTCGTACGACTCCGACCTCGGCCAGGTGGCCAAGCTGGTCGACACCGTGCGCGGCCCGTTCGCCTCGGGCAACCCCGCCAAGTTCACGTTCCAGTACCCGCGCCCGTGGCGGATGAACGAGGACAGCGAGGTCGTCGACACCGGCAAGGTGGACGAGCTGGGGTACCCGGTCTACGACTCCGACGTGATCGTCGTGAAGCAGCTGCTGCGGCAGCGCGGCGAGAACCCGGCCGAGGACGGCGGCTTCCCCAGCGGCCACACCAACGCCTTCCACCTGGCGGCGCTGGCGTTCGCGTACGCGGTCCCGGAGCGCTTCCAGGAGATCGTGACCCGCGCCTTCGAGCTGAGTCACACCCGGATCATGTCCGGTATGCACTCCACGGTCGACGTCCTCGGCGGCAGGGTCATGGCCACCGCGCTGGCCGCCGCCGCCCTCGCCGACCCGAAGAACGCCACGCTCAAGGCCGCCGCGCGCAAGCAGGCCGCCGAGTACTTCCAGGCGAAGACGGGCACCACCGCCGACACGCTGTTCGCCCACGCGCACTCGGACGCCGACGACCGGTACGCCGACCGCGAGGCCAACCTGCGCACGGTCGAGCCGAAGCTGACGTACGTGCTGCCCCGGCGCGGCAAGTCCCAGGACCTGACCGTGCCGAAGGGCGCCGAGGTGCTGCTGGAGACGCGGCTGCCCTACCTCGACGCGGCCCAGCGGCGCGAGGTGCTGCGTACCACCGCGCTGCCCGCCGGGTACGTCCTGCTGGACGGCTGGGAGCAGTGGGGCCGGCTCAACCTGTTCGCCGCGGCGGACGGGTACGGCGCCCTCGACGCGGATGTCACCGTCACCCTGGACGCCGCGCTCGGCGGCTTCCACGCGGCCGACACCTGGCGCAACGACCTCGACGGCACGGGCCGCCTCGTCAAGAAGGGCAGCGGCACGCTGACGCTGGCCGGCGCCAACGAGTACAAGGGCGGCACGGTCGTCGAGGCCGGTGTCCTCGCGGCGGGTTCCAAGGAGGCCTTCGGCCGCGGTGACGTCGAGGTGACGGGCGGCACGCTGGCCACCGGCGACCACAGCAGCGTCCGCGTCCGCGGTACGTACACGCAGGCCGGTGTCCTCGATGTGACGCTGGACCGGGGCGACGACGCGGCACTCGTGGTGGACCGGCGCGCGGTCCTGGAGCGGGGCAGCAAGCTGGTGGTCCGCTTCGACGCCGAGCAGGCGCCGCATTCCGGCAGCACGGTCGCCGTGATCGACGCGCGGTCCCTGCAGGGCCGGTTCGCCGAGGTCTCGGTGGCCGTCGAGGGCTGGACGGCCGAGCAGGTCTTCACCGCGCACGGGGTGTCGGTGCGCCTGCGGAAGAAGTAA